A stretch of the candidate division KSB1 bacterium genome encodes the following:
- the gpmI gene encoding 2,3-bisphosphoglycerate-independent phosphoglycerate mutase, whose protein sequence is MSLRLERLKKFHGRKGPLLLMILDGVGLGKEYEGNAVYMANTPVFDRLMKSPLATKLRAHGPAVGLPSEDDMGNSEVGHNAIGAGRVFAQGAKLVDQSIESGAIFQTEVWQSIVERGKKGGAVHFIGLLSDGNVHSHIKHLYALINRCVEEGIRKVRVHVLCDGRDVGEKSALDYIRPTQALLDSICNEKGYDYVIASGGGRMVTTMDRYEADWSIVERGWNAHVHGKARPFRSAEEAVQTFYDEDPKITDQYLGQFVIVDEKGEPVGRIEDGDVVINYNFRGDRAIEISRAFTEKDFNKFDRGRVPDVLYAGMMEYDGDLHIPPLYLVNPPAIDRTVSEYLCAAGVTMFAISETQKFGHVTYFWNGNRSGYINPELETYIEIPSDKIAFDKAPKMKALEITEKTIELLRSGKYRFGRLNFANGDMVGHTGVMEAAIIAMETVDQCVGRLLQVVEELDGIAVVTADHGNLDEMWTEKNGVRSVKTSHTLNPVPFVIVDKAYGGEYRLAPIEKPGLSNIAATLLNLLGFEKPADYDASLITFE, encoded by the coding sequence ATGTCTTTACGTTTGGAACGATTGAAAAAGTTTCACGGCCGTAAAGGGCCGTTATTGTTGATGATACTCGACGGCGTCGGTTTGGGTAAGGAATATGAAGGCAATGCCGTTTATATGGCGAACACGCCGGTCTTTGATCGGCTGATGAAAAGCCCATTGGCGACCAAGTTGCGGGCGCACGGACCCGCGGTGGGTTTGCCTTCGGAAGACGACATGGGCAACAGCGAAGTCGGGCATAACGCCATCGGTGCCGGTCGCGTCTTTGCCCAGGGCGCCAAGCTGGTCGATCAGTCGATCGAGTCGGGCGCGATTTTTCAGACCGAGGTGTGGCAGTCGATTGTCGAGCGCGGCAAAAAGGGCGGCGCTGTGCATTTCATCGGCCTCCTTTCGGACGGCAACGTCCATTCGCACATCAAACATCTATATGCGCTGATCAACCGCTGTGTTGAAGAAGGCATCCGCAAAGTGCGCGTCCATGTGCTTTGCGACGGCCGCGACGTCGGTGAGAAATCAGCTCTCGATTATATTCGCCCGACGCAGGCGCTGCTCGACAGCATCTGCAATGAAAAAGGATACGACTATGTAATCGCCTCCGGCGGCGGCCGCATGGTGACGACCATGGATCGCTACGAAGCCGATTGGAGCATCGTCGAGCGCGGCTGGAACGCGCATGTGCACGGCAAAGCAAGGCCTTTCCGCTCGGCCGAAGAGGCGGTTCAGACTTTTTATGACGAAGATCCCAAAATAACCGACCAGTATTTGGGGCAATTCGTCATTGTCGATGAAAAAGGCGAACCGGTCGGCCGCATAGAGGACGGGGACGTGGTGATCAACTATAACTTTCGCGGCGACCGAGCCATCGAGATCTCGCGCGCGTTTACGGAAAAAGATTTCAACAAGTTCGATCGCGGGCGCGTGCCGGATGTCCTCTATGCCGGTATGATGGAGTACGACGGCGATCTGCACATTCCGCCGCTCTATCTTGTCAATCCGCCGGCCATCGACCGCACGGTATCCGAATATTTGTGCGCCGCCGGCGTTACCATGTTCGCCATCAGCGAAACACAGAAATTCGGCCATGTCACTTATTTTTGGAACGGCAACCGGTCCGGTTACATTAATCCGGAATTGGAAACCTATATCGAGATTCCTTCCGACAAGATTGCCTTCGACAAAGCGCCGAAAATGAAGGCGCTGGAAATTACGGAGAAAACCATCGAGCTGCTGCGCAGCGGCAAGTACCGATTCGGCCGTCTGAACTTTGCCAACGGCGATATGGTGGGACATACCGGCGTCATGGAGGCGGCGATAATTGCCATGGAAACCGTTGATCAGTGCGTCGGCAGGCTGCTGCAGGTCGTTGAAGAGCTGGACGGCATTGCCGTAGTGACCGCCGATCACGGCAATCTTGATGAGATGTGGACCGAAAAGAACGGCGTGCGCTCGGTCAAGACCTCGCATACTCTCAATCCCGTGCCGTTTGTTATTGTCGACAAGGCCTATGGAGGAGAGTATCGATTGGCGCCGATCGAAAAGCCGGGTTTGAGCAATATTGCGGCAACATTGCTCAATTTACTCGGCTTCGAAAAACCGGCGGACTATGATGCTTCCTTGATTACCTTTGAATAA
- a CDS encoding pyridoxal phosphate-dependent aminotransferase yields the protein MRRQIVHEGAEQLSYEIREIVAVAHEFEKLGVEITWENIGDPIQKGEKVPDWIKEIVADLAWRDESYAYCHTQGVPETRRFLAEQVNRRGGCQITENDILFFNGLGDAVARIFGALRREARVIGPSPAYSTHSSAEAAHSGYEHLTYMLDPQNRWMPDLQDLENKVKYNDSIAGILLINPDNPTGTVYPREFLEKIVQIARENRVFVMCDEIYAHIVYNGAETVHLSQVIGDVPGIALRGISKEYPWPGARCGWIEIFNQDNYPDFKRYINSLINAKRLEVCSTTLPQMTIPKVIGDPRYAPHLEKRRRIFEARANEAVDIFSQVEEIYVNRPQGAFYLSILFREGVLNQQQTLPIANHAVRRLVEEKVKNVPVDKRFVYYLLAATGICVVPLTGFCTQRQGFRVTLLECDDEKRRWTWHTLVDAIRRYIASA from the coding sequence ATGAGACGTCAAATCGTTCACGAAGGAGCCGAACAGCTTAGTTATGAAATTCGCGAAATTGTCGCCGTCGCCCACGAATTCGAAAAGCTCGGCGTAGAGATCACTTGGGAGAACATTGGCGATCCCATCCAAAAGGGCGAAAAGGTGCCGGATTGGATCAAGGAAATTGTAGCCGATTTGGCCTGGCGCGATGAGTCTTACGCATATTGTCATACGCAGGGGGTCCCGGAGACGCGCCGCTTTTTGGCCGAGCAGGTCAATCGGCGCGGCGGTTGCCAAATTACAGAAAACGACATCTTGTTTTTCAATGGTCTTGGGGATGCCGTGGCCCGCATCTTTGGCGCGCTTCGCCGCGAGGCGCGCGTCATCGGCCCTTCGCCGGCTTACTCAACGCACTCTTCGGCAGAGGCGGCGCATTCGGGTTACGAACATCTGACCTACATGCTGGATCCCCAGAATCGATGGATGCCCGATCTGCAGGATCTTGAAAATAAAGTCAAGTATAACGATTCCATCGCCGGCATTCTGCTCATCAATCCGGATAACCCGACGGGCACGGTTTATCCCAGAGAATTTTTGGAAAAGATCGTTCAAATTGCCCGCGAAAATCGCGTATTTGTAATGTGCGACGAAATCTATGCGCACATTGTCTACAACGGTGCGGAAACCGTACATCTCAGTCAAGTCATCGGCGACGTGCCGGGAATTGCCCTGCGCGGCATTTCCAAGGAATATCCCTGGCCGGGCGCCCGCTGCGGCTGGATTGAAATATTCAATCAGGATAATTATCCGGACTTTAAGCGTTATATCAATAGCCTGATCAATGCCAAGCGGCTGGAGGTCTGCTCCACGACGCTGCCGCAGATGACGATTCCCAAAGTGATCGGCGATCCGCGCTATGCTCCGCATCTGGAAAAACGGCGGCGCATTTTTGAAGCCCGCGCCAACGAAGCCGTCGACATTTTTTCTCAAGTCGAAGAGATATACGTCAATAGACCGCAGGGTGCCTTTTATTTGTCGATCCTCTTTCGCGAAGGAGTGCTGAACCAACAGCAGACGCTGCCGATCGCCAATCACGCAGTGCGGCGGCTCGTCGAGGAAAAAGTGAAAAACGTGCCGGTGGACAAACGCTTCGTCTACTACCTCTTGGCTGCCACCGGCATCTGCGTGGTGCCGTTGACCGGATTTTGCACGCAACGTCAGGGATTTCGTGTCACTTTGCTTGAATGCGATGACGAGAAGAGGCGATGGACGTGGCACACGCTGGTGGATGCCATCCGCCGTTATATCGCCTCGGCGTAA
- a CDS encoding archease, which translates to MAHAGGCHPPLYRLGVKERMKEIDFEIIDHTADIGIQLRRPTLDKLFGDAALAMFRLVVPEGDFRPIRRRVVTVVGEDNGQLMVNWLSKLNFLFQTKGFIPVEIDLRIEDGRLRAEIKGDRFDPKRHQASLEIKAVTYHNLAVEKTEEGYSAQILFDV; encoded by the coding sequence GTGGCACACGCTGGTGGATGCCATCCGCCGTTATATCGCCTCGGCGTAAAAGAGCGAATGAAGGAAATCGATTTTGAAATCATCGATCATACGGCCGACATCGGCATTCAGCTGCGGCGACCCACGTTGGACAAGCTTTTTGGCGACGCCGCCCTGGCGATGTTCAGACTTGTAGTTCCCGAGGGCGACTTTCGGCCTATCCGGCGCCGCGTCGTGACGGTCGTCGGCGAAGACAATGGGCAATTAATGGTCAACTGGTTGTCCAAACTGAACTTTTTGTTTCAGACCAAAGGCTTTATACCGGTCGAGATCGATCTTCGCATCGAGGATGGCCGGTTAAGGGCTGAAATCAAGGGCGACCGCTTTGACCCCAAACGTCATCAGGCCTCTTTGGAGATCAAAGCCGTCACCTATCATAACCTGGCTGTCGAAAAGACTGAAGAAGGGTACTCGGCGCAGATTCTCTTTGATGTTTGA
- the tkt gene encoding transketolase produces MSRLDSMSIEELTITTIRTLAMDGVQKANSGHPGTPMALAPLAYLLFKDIMRHNPANPQWPNRDRFVLSAGHASMLLYSILHLSGYDLDLEELKNFRQLGSKTPGHPEYGETPGVETTTGPLGQGIANSVGMAIAEAHLAAIYNRPGFNLFDHYTYAICSDGDLMEGISHEAASLAGHLKLGKLIWFYDDNHITIEGDTKLAYSDDVRRRFEGYGWHVIDIGDHADDLPLIVQAVKEAQQVADKPSLIIIRTHIAKGSPNLQDTSKAHGAPLGEAEVALTKKNYGWPEDAQFLVPERVRQHMAEIAVRGAQAEQEWNRMFAEYQKHYPSEALQLQAALRLELPEGWDNDVPVWKPEDGAQATRTVSGKVLNAIAGKVPYLIGGSADLSPSTMTLLKDSPYFSATERRGRNIAWGVRELGMAAACSGLALHGGLRPFCATFFVFTDYARPAIRLAALMKLPVIYVMTHDSIGVGEDGPTHQPIEHLAALRAIPGLTVIRPADANETAYAWRAAMLNTDGPTMLVLTRQNVPVIDRSRCAGAEGLLKGGYILLKEKGNLPALILIATGSEVQLALEAADKLAAEGIDVRVVSMPSWELFRRQPADYRESVLPSSVQARVSIEAASTLGWREFVGDKGLTIGIDRFGLSGPFKKVYEFMGLTADNIAAKAKSLL; encoded by the coding sequence ATGAGCAGACTTGATTCCATGAGCATCGAGGAATTGACGATCACCACGATTCGCACCCTGGCGATGGACGGCGTGCAGAAAGCCAACTCCGGTCATCCGGGTACCCCTATGGCTCTTGCGCCGTTGGCATACCTTTTGTTCAAAGACATCATGCGCCACAATCCCGCCAATCCGCAATGGCCGAACCGCGACCGTTTCGTGCTCTCTGCCGGCCATGCCTCCATGCTTCTTTACTCTATTCTGCATCTTTCCGGTTATGACTTGGATTTGGAGGAGTTGAAAAATTTTCGTCAACTGGGGAGCAAGACCCCCGGGCATCCGGAGTACGGCGAAACGCCTGGTGTGGAAACCACGACCGGACCGCTCGGCCAAGGAATCGCCAACAGCGTCGGTATGGCCATTGCCGAGGCGCATTTGGCCGCGATCTATAATCGCCCCGGCTTTAATTTATTCGACCATTACACCTATGCCATCTGCAGCGACGGCGACTTGATGGAGGGCATTTCGCACGAGGCGGCTTCCCTGGCAGGGCACCTCAAACTGGGCAAACTGATCTGGTTCTACGATGACAATCACATCACCATCGAGGGCGACACCAAGCTGGCCTACTCGGATGATGTTCGACGACGATTCGAAGGTTACGGCTGGCATGTCATCGACATCGGCGATCACGCCGACGATCTGCCGCTCATCGTTCAGGCCGTAAAGGAGGCGCAGCAGGTGGCCGACAAACCCTCTTTGATCATCATCCGGACACACATTGCCAAAGGCTCGCCGAATCTGCAGGACACGTCAAAAGCGCACGGCGCCCCGCTCGGCGAGGCTGAGGTCGCCCTGACGAAAAAGAATTACGGCTGGCCCGAGGATGCCCAGTTTCTAGTCCCCGAACGCGTGCGGCAGCACATGGCGGAAATTGCCGTGCGCGGCGCTCAAGCCGAACAGGAATGGAACCGAATGTTTGCCGAATATCAGAAGCACTATCCGAGCGAGGCTTTGCAACTGCAAGCGGCGCTGCGGCTCGAGCTGCCCGAAGGCTGGGACAATGACGTTCCCGTTTGGAAACCGGAGGACGGCGCCCAGGCGACGCGCACTGTTTCGGGCAAGGTGCTGAATGCCATAGCCGGTAAAGTGCCCTATCTGATCGGCGGATCGGCGGACCTTTCCCCATCGACCATGACCCTGCTCAAGGACAGCCCTTATTTTTCCGCAACGGAACGGCGAGGCAGAAACATTGCCTGGGGCGTGCGCGAGCTGGGCATGGCTGCAGCCTGCTCCGGCCTAGCGCTGCACGGCGGTCTGCGGCCGTTTTGCGCGACCTTTTTTGTCTTTACCGACTATGCCCGACCGGCTATTCGGCTGGCGGCGCTGATGAAGCTGCCGGTTATCTATGTTATGACCCATGACTCGATCGGCGTCGGCGAAGACGGTCCGACCCACCAGCCGATCGAGCATTTGGCCGCTCTACGAGCGATCCCGGGCCTTACAGTCATCCGCCCTGCAGACGCCAACGAAACCGCCTACGCCTGGCGGGCGGCAATGCTGAACACGGACGGCCCCACCATGCTGGTGTTGACGCGCCAGAACGTTCCGGTCATTGACCGCTCACGCTGCGCCGGCGCCGAAGGGTTGCTGAAAGGCGGCTATATTCTGCTGAAAGAGAAAGGCAACCTTCCCGCGCTTATCCTGATCGCTACCGGTTCCGAAGTCCAGCTCGCCCTCGAGGCGGCGGATAAACTGGCGGCAGAGGGGATCGACGTTCGCGTCGTCAGTATGCCGAGCTGGGAGCTGTTTCGACGTCAACCGGCTGACTATCGCGAGAGCGTGCTGCCGTCGTCGGTTCAGGCGCGCGTATCCATCGAAGCTGCATCAACCCTCGGCTGGCGGGAATTCGTCGGCGATAAGGGTTTGACCATCGGCATCGACCGTTTCGGCCTGAGCGGCCCATTCAAAAAAGTCTATGAATTTATGGGCCTCACGGCGGACAACATTGCCGCAAAAGCCAAATCGCTGTTGTGA
- a CDS encoding RtcB family protein produces MDVKKIHDYLFEIPQSGRMRTSARIYASEKMLPQIFADNAPVQAANVACLPGIVGSSMAMPDIHWGYGFPIGGVAAFDYENGVVSPGGVGYDINCGVRLLRTDLQLDEVKPKLQKLVDELFAKVPSGVGSKGPVKLSNQEEERVMIEGAHWAASAGFGESFELDKIEEKGRMSGADPSTVSGQARERGRQQLGTLGSGNHFVEVGVVQEIFDPQAAEVLGLRKGQIVVTIHTGSRGFGHQICEESINVMLKAAQKYGIELPDRQLCCAPITSPEGQRYLAQMACAVNFAFANRQMISHWVQQAFLKALGVTPQQLNMQIVYEVAHNIAKIEEHMVDGKKRRLVVHRKGATRAFAPHHAELPEAYRSIGQPVLIPGDMGRYSYVLIGTERAMQETFGSTCHGAGRLKSRTQALKAGKGRDLRHELAEEGILVRAAGRETLAEEMPEAYKDVADVVEAVSGAGLSKRVAKLRPLGVIKG; encoded by the coding sequence GTGGATGTAAAGAAAATTCACGATTATCTTTTTGAGATTCCGCAGAGCGGCAGGATGCGCACTTCGGCACGCATCTATGCTTCCGAAAAGATGTTGCCGCAAATTTTCGCCGACAACGCGCCGGTTCAGGCGGCCAACGTCGCCTGTTTGCCCGGTATCGTCGGCTCGTCGATGGCCATGCCGGATATTCACTGGGGGTACGGCTTTCCCATCGGCGGCGTGGCGGCGTTCGACTATGAAAACGGCGTCGTTTCCCCAGGCGGGGTTGGCTATGACATCAACTGCGGCGTGCGGTTGCTGCGCACCGATCTGCAGCTCGATGAGGTCAAACCGAAGCTGCAAAAGCTGGTGGACGAGCTCTTCGCCAAGGTGCCCAGCGGCGTCGGTTCCAAGGGACCGGTCAAGCTGAGCAATCAAGAAGAAGAGCGGGTGATGATCGAAGGGGCGCACTGGGCGGCCTCGGCGGGATTCGGCGAATCGTTCGAGTTGGACAAGATCGAGGAAAAGGGACGTATGTCCGGCGCCGATCCGTCCACGGTCAGCGGCCAAGCCCGTGAGCGCGGCAGGCAGCAGCTCGGCACTCTGGGCTCCGGTAATCACTTTGTCGAAGTGGGGGTCGTGCAGGAAATTTTTGACCCGCAGGCTGCCGAAGTGCTGGGACTGCGCAAAGGGCAAATCGTCGTGACGATCCATACCGGTTCGCGCGGCTTCGGCCACCAGATTTGTGAAGAATCGATCAATGTCATGCTCAAGGCGGCGCAAAAGTACGGCATCGAGCTGCCGGATCGGCAACTCTGCTGCGCACCGATCACCTCGCCGGAGGGACAGCGCTATCTCGCGCAGATGGCCTGTGCGGTCAACTTTGCTTTTGCCAATCGGCAGATGATCAGTCATTGGGTGCAGCAGGCGTTTCTCAAGGCGCTGGGCGTCACTCCTCAACAGCTCAACATGCAGATCGTTTACGAAGTTGCGCATAATATTGCCAAAATCGAAGAGCACATGGTGGATGGTAAAAAACGGCGGTTGGTGGTCCATCGAAAAGGGGCGACGCGCGCCTTTGCGCCGCATCATGCCGAACTGCCCGAGGCTTACCGCTCGATCGGTCAGCCTGTGCTGATCCCCGGCGATATGGGCCGCTATTCTTACGTGCTGATCGGCACCGAGAGGGCCATGCAGGAGACGTTCGGATCTACCTGCCACGGCGCGGGCCGATTAAAGAGCCGCACCCAGGCGCTGAAAGCCGGTAAGGGGCGCGATTTGCGGCACGAGTTGGCCGAGGAGGGCATTCTGGTGCGTGCCGCCGGACGCGAGACGTTGGCCGAAGAAATGCCGGAAGCCTATAAAGATGTCGCCGATGTCGTCGAGGCGGTCAGCGGCGCGGGATTATCCAAGCGTGTTGCCAAACTGCGGCCTTTGGGGGTTATTAAGGGCTGA
- the arsM gene encoding arsenite methyltransferase, with protein sequence MNAEQLKKNVRKAYEQIAQNEQSCGCGPSCCGVKPDAYAALLGYEEKDLQAVPAEANLSLSCGNPLAAASLKEGEVVLDLGCGAGFDCFSAAEKVGPTGRVIGVDMTPAMIERARKIAKEHGVENVEFRLGEIENLPVDDNSIDVVISNCVINLSADKPAVFAEIYRVLKPGGRLAIADTALYRELPPALRSSFEAYVGCISGALLIEEYDALVRRSGFRQVNLIIQRSPIGSNMETNDPCGRAILNSLPAGESLDRYLASVLIEAYKDI encoded by the coding sequence ATGAATGCGGAACAGCTAAAGAAAAACGTTCGGAAAGCTTATGAGCAGATTGCACAAAATGAGCAAAGTTGCGGCTGTGGCCCGTCCTGTTGCGGAGTAAAACCGGATGCTTACGCCGCCCTGCTCGGCTACGAAGAGAAGGATTTGCAGGCCGTTCCGGCAGAGGCTAATCTATCCTTGAGCTGCGGCAATCCCCTTGCCGCAGCTTCGCTGAAAGAGGGTGAGGTCGTGTTGGATTTGGGCTGCGGCGCCGGATTTGACTGCTTTTCGGCAGCTGAAAAGGTGGGACCGACCGGCCGAGTCATCGGCGTCGATATGACTCCGGCCATGATCGAACGAGCACGAAAAATCGCCAAAGAGCATGGGGTAGAAAATGTCGAGTTTCGTTTGGGCGAAATCGAGAACCTGCCGGTGGACGACAATTCGATCGATGTGGTGATCAGCAACTGTGTCATCAATCTTTCTGCCGACAAGCCGGCAGTTTTCGCAGAAATTTATCGTGTGCTGAAGCCGGGGGGCCGCTTGGCGATTGCGGACACGGCGCTTTATCGGGAACTTCCGCCTGCGCTGCGCAGCAGCTTCGAAGCCTATGTGGGTTGCATCAGCGGCGCCCTGCTGATCGAGGAATATGATGCTTTGGTGCGGCGGAGCGGCTTCCGACAGGTAAATTTGATCATCCAAAGATCCCCTATCGGAAGCAATATGGAGACAAACGATCCTTGCGGTCGGGCAATTCTCAACTCCTTGCCTGCCGGAGAGTCATTGGATCGCTATTTGGCGTCCGTTTTGATTGAGGCCTATAAAGACATTTAA